One stretch of Nocardia mangyaensis DNA includes these proteins:
- a CDS encoding SRPBCC family protein, which translates to MGHIRYACDVGAPVEVAFAYAQDRRHVPGWMYGVAALEPAGEPDHGLGAAYTAKILLFGIIRTKVTCEITEFRQHAVIGYTLRGRVYGTVTLRFDPLGYERSVLTSEADYPPPRGVLGRLCHGLVDAAAKSALRRTESRLRREIEAFHGTDLVGRIA; encoded by the coding sequence ATGGGCCACATCAGGTATGCGTGCGACGTGGGCGCACCCGTCGAGGTCGCGTTCGCCTATGCTCAGGACCGCCGCCATGTGCCCGGCTGGATGTACGGCGTGGCCGCGCTCGAACCGGCGGGCGAGCCCGATCACGGGCTCGGCGCCGCCTACACGGCAAAGATCCTGTTGTTCGGGATCATTCGCACAAAGGTCACCTGCGAAATCACCGAATTCCGGCAGCACGCCGTCATCGGGTATACCCTGCGTGGGCGGGTATACGGAACCGTGACCCTACGGTTCGACCCACTCGGCTACGAACGGTCGGTCCTGACCTCCGAAGCCGACTATCCACCACCACGCGGTGTGCTCGGCCGCCTGTGCCACGGCCTCGTCGACGCGGCCGCGAAATCGGCACTGCGCCGAACGGAGTCGCGGTTGCGAAGGGAGATAGAGGCATTCCACGGTACCGATCTTGTCGGCCGCATCGCCTAG
- a CDS encoding ribonuclease H family protein has translation MIIVSTDGSCLRNPGGAIGWAWVNHQGPSASGGAVAGTNQIAELRAVLEAILAHPGAEPMLIESDSLYAIKCASEWITSWRRNGWRTSTGGAVKNVDIISQIDRAITTREGPVRFRWVRGHVGNYFNEQADKLAGLAAREAAALGRDHPAPAVQTSTEHATPVARATQPRATGKPVAPAAPGTLTLF, from the coding sequence ATGATCATCGTGAGCACCGACGGCTCCTGCCTGCGCAATCCCGGCGGCGCCATCGGTTGGGCCTGGGTGAATCATCAGGGTCCGTCGGCCAGTGGGGGAGCGGTCGCCGGCACCAACCAGATCGCCGAACTCCGCGCGGTACTGGAAGCCATCCTCGCCCACCCCGGCGCGGAACCGATGCTCATCGAGAGCGATTCGCTCTACGCGATCAAATGCGCCTCGGAGTGGATCACCAGCTGGCGGCGCAACGGCTGGCGCACCTCCACCGGTGGCGCGGTGAAGAACGTCGACATCATCTCCCAGATCGACCGGGCCATCACCACCCGCGAAGGACCGGTGCGTTTCCGCTGGGTCCGCGGGCACGTGGGCAACTACTTCAACGAGCAGGCCGACAAGCTGGCCGGTCTCGCCGCCCGCGAAGCGGCCGCGCTCGGCCGCGACCACCCGGCGCCCGCCGTCCAGACCAGCACCGAACACGCGACGCCAGTCGCGCGAGCCACCCAGCCGCGGGCCACGGGGAAGCCGGTCGCACCAGCGGCGCCAGGAACACTCACCCTGTTCTGA
- a CDS encoding AfsR/SARP family transcriptional regulator: protein MNGCGVTWFAECGEGSMVDVRFSILGPLTVVGSNGAALHSAGKNHRAILGYLLIHSSSVVAMSKLLDKIWSGAPPRTARKMVHNAISEIRRSFGSDNNEPDFIITQSPGYRLCVDPESVDLYAFRRLVREANELVVSGDLPSASARFRAGLDLWDGDALSDLVEAGFRWPELGAIENERLAAYEAFFAAELRRGRHHQVATELDGVLAKWPSRERLGSQYMLALYRSGRQVEALEFYRGVRRRLNEQLGIAPGIKLERLHELILQHDPRLDIDPAVSMPVNGLPLF, encoded by the coding sequence TTGAACGGTTGTGGGGTCACCTGGTTTGCGGAGTGTGGTGAGGGAAGTATGGTAGACGTCCGCTTTTCGATCCTCGGACCTTTGACCGTCGTCGGCTCCAATGGTGCGGCCCTGCATTCGGCGGGTAAGAATCATCGCGCGATTCTCGGATATCTTCTGATTCATTCCAGCAGTGTGGTCGCGATGTCCAAGCTGCTCGACAAGATATGGAGCGGAGCACCGCCGCGAACGGCGCGCAAAATGGTGCACAACGCCATTTCCGAGATTCGCAGGTCTTTCGGTAGCGACAACAACGAACCGGACTTCATCATTACCCAGAGCCCGGGGTACCGGCTGTGTGTCGATCCCGAGTCGGTGGATTTGTACGCGTTTCGGAGACTGGTGCGCGAGGCGAACGAACTCGTCGTTTCCGGCGATCTGCCGTCGGCCTCGGCGCGGTTCCGGGCCGGCCTCGACCTCTGGGACGGCGACGCGCTGTCCGACCTCGTCGAGGCGGGGTTCCGCTGGCCCGAACTCGGCGCGATCGAGAACGAACGACTCGCCGCCTACGAAGCCTTCTTCGCCGCTGAGCTGCGGCGTGGCCGGCACCACCAGGTCGCGACGGAACTCGACGGCGTGCTCGCCAAGTGGCCGTCGCGCGAACGGCTCGGCAGTCAGTACATGCTGGCGCTGTACCGGTCGGGTCGACAGGTGGAAGCGCTCGAGTTCTATCGGGGCGTCCGCCGCAGACTCAACGAGCAACTAGGCATCGCGCCCGGAATAAAACTCGAGCGATTGCACGAATTGATTCTGCAACACGATCCGCGACTCGATATCGATCCCGCAGTGTCAATGCCCGTGAACGGACTGCCGCTCTTCTGA
- a CDS encoding thioesterase II family protein, with translation MHGKWIRRISLPRELARTALICFPHVGGSATYFAPLARCIDPAIEPLSVQYPGRQDRRHDEWAGSIDELVDGVLGELPGTVEGRAVALYGHSMGAIVAFEVCRRLPEFGVTPQALFLSGRRSPRSTRKEHNHTYTEAELATELRLVADTAPTWLADPELRELLLPVVRRDYRAIESYVYTEGRPVACPIVVLTGDDDPYVDVDEAKDWESFTTGDFALHAYQGKHFFMESNLPAVGQLMSETLARLN, from the coding sequence ATGCACGGTAAATGGATCAGGCGTATATCGCTACCGCGCGAGCTAGCCCGAACGGCCTTGATCTGCTTTCCGCATGTCGGCGGATCAGCCACCTATTTCGCACCGCTGGCCCGATGTATCGACCCGGCGATCGAACCATTGTCCGTGCAATATCCGGGCCGGCAGGATCGTCGCCACGACGAATGGGCCGGTTCGATCGACGAGCTGGTCGACGGTGTCCTCGGGGAGCTTCCCGGCACGGTCGAGGGCCGCGCTGTCGCGCTCTACGGACACAGTATGGGCGCGATCGTGGCCTTCGAGGTCTGTCGGCGCCTGCCCGAATTCGGGGTCACACCACAGGCGCTGTTCCTGTCCGGCCGCCGTTCACCGCGCTCGACGCGCAAGGAGCACAACCACACCTACACCGAGGCCGAGCTCGCCACGGAGCTGCGCTTGGTGGCCGACACCGCGCCCACCTGGCTGGCCGACCCCGAACTGCGCGAGTTGCTGTTGCCCGTCGTGCGTAGGGACTACCGGGCCATCGAGAGCTACGTCTACACCGAGGGCAGACCGGTCGCGTGCCCGATCGTGGTGCTCACCGGCGACGACGATCCCTATGTCGACGTGGACGAGGCGAAGGACTGGGAGTCGTTCACCACCGGGGATTTCGCGCTGCATGCCTACCAGGGCAAGCACTTCTTCATGGAATCGAACCTGCCCGCGGTCGGGCAGCTGATGTCGGAGACGCTGGCCCGGCTGAACTGA
- a CDS encoding IS5/IS1182 family transposase: MNEALATRLVPDRLWALVEPQLPEFRLRRQGGGTAPTDERAVFAAVVFVLTSGCPWRMLPPTFGVTVPTAHRRFMVWSRAGSWRRLHRVVAVQHRGDETMAWAYEIVTAATRRAEIRH; this comes from the coding sequence ATGAACGAAGCCCTGGCGACGCGGTTGGTGCCGGACCGGCTGTGGGCGCTCGTCGAACCGCAGCTGCCGGAATTCCGACTCCGGCGTCAAGGCGGCGGCACTGCGCCGACCGACGAACGCGCCGTGTTCGCTGCAGTGGTTTTCGTCCTGACCAGTGGTTGTCCGTGGCGGATGCTGCCACCGACCTTCGGTGTCACCGTGCCGACCGCGCATCGGCGGTTCATGGTGTGGAGCCGGGCCGGGTCGTGGCGGCGGCTCCATCGCGTCGTCGCCGTCCAGCATCGCGGCGACGAGACCATGGCTTGGGCGTACGAGATCGTCACCGCCGCGACGCGCCGAGCGGAAATACGTCATTGA